The Impatiens glandulifera chromosome 8, dImpGla2.1, whole genome shotgun sequence genome includes a window with the following:
- the LOC124911750 gene encoding B3 domain-containing transcription factor VRN1-like isoform X1, translated as MSNQVIHVGPDIRRPISPANSFPIFYQMMEPSVLEHNKLKISGKFGKKFGNELTNVCTLTVANGCVWKVRLERIDDKFWLTTGWNEFAKHHSISTGHLLMFTYDGNSSFRVNIHDLTVSEIKYHCHSLNTFESGLQVNETVKTFSPWETPNQSSSRNKFYDGTSNQQPLIGQSYDPSYMSNPRNPQSEVFKFECWCPTTGYHNADSSQIRRSITNGLFSTNEVDVKQPMGCKRDVGIQCGFNEIMTAAYGSKSRPRNQKSESNKKRKGETTTDGTKMEDKIEVRSPEAIQSGLKRRSREITTEEKERVLNAAKAFQSENPFCRVVLRRSYVYKGVGLHMPAKFAETYLSEVSGFVVIQAPNGEKWPVRCLWRDGSAKLSKGWPEFTSENKLEEGDVCIFELIEVRDTVLKVIIFRARENPEPRNQIVAMAFNNQLSVACDLNG; from the exons ATGTCGAACCAGGTAATCCACGTTGGCCCCGATATCCGACGACCCATTTCTCCGGCAAACAGCTTTCCGATTTTCTACCAGATGATGGAACCCTCCGTTCTTGAACACAATAAACTG AAGATTTCAGGAAAGTTTGGAAAGAAATTTGGCAATGAACTTACTAACGTGTGTACCCTCACAGTCGCAAACGGTTGTGTCTGGAAAGTCCGATTGGAAAGGATTGATGATAAGTTTTGGCTCACAACTGGCTGGAATGAATTTGCCAAACATCATTCTATTTCCACAGGACATCTTTTGATGTTTACATATGATGGGAATTCAAGCTTCAGAGTTAACATACATGATTTGACGGTTTCTGAGATTAAATATCACTGTCATTCACTAAATACTTTCGAAAGTGGGCTGCAAGTTAATGAAACAGTTAAAACTTTCTCTCCCTGGGAAACACCCAACCAGTCTTCTTCGAGAAACAAATTTTATGATGGAACATCAAATCAACAACCATTGATTGGTCAAAGTTATGATCCGTCATATATGAGCAACCCAAGGAATCCTCAGTCAGAAGTCTTCAAGTTTGAGTGTTGGTGCCCAACGACTGGATACCATAACGCAGATTCAAGCCAAATCAGAAGAAGCATAACCAATGGTTTATTCTCCACTAATGAGGTAGATGTGAAGCAACCGATGGGCTGCAAACGAGATGTTGGAATTCAATGCGGTTTTAATGAGATTATGACAGCTGCATACGGTAGTAAATCTCGTCCTCGGAATCAAAAATCAGAATCTAACAAGAAAAGGAAAGGAGAAACCACAACTG ACGGAACCAAGATGGAAGACAAAATTGAAGTGAGAAGTCCTGAAGCAATCCAGTCGGGGTTAAAGAGGAGGTCGAGGGAGATAACGACTGAAGAAAAGGAAAGAGTTCTCAATGCAGCCAAAGCCTTTCAATCAGAAAATCCTTTCTGTCGTGTTGTCCTCAGACGGTCTTATGTTTATAAGGGAGTTGGCCTG CATATGCCAGCCAAGTTTGCAGAAACATACCTGAGCGAGGTTTCAGGATTTGTGGTGATTCAAGCACCAAATGGTGAAAAGTGGCCAGTTAGGTGCTTATGGAGGGATGGTTCGGCTAAGTTGAGCAAGGGATGGCCTGAATTTACATCTGAGAATAAATTGGAAGAAGGTGACGTCTGTATATTTGAACTAATAGAGGTGAGGGATACTGTGTTGAAAGTTATCATATTTCGTGCTCGCGAAAATCCTGAGCCAAGGAATCAAATTGTAGCAATGGCATTCAACAACCAACTATCTGTCGCTTGCGATTTAAATGGgtga
- the LOC124911750 gene encoding B3 domain-containing transcription factor VRN1-like isoform X2 — MSNQVIHVGPDIRRPISPANSFPIFYQMMEPSVLEHNKLISGKFGKKFGNELTNVCTLTVANGCVWKVRLERIDDKFWLTTGWNEFAKHHSISTGHLLMFTYDGNSSFRVNIHDLTVSEIKYHCHSLNTFESGLQVNETVKTFSPWETPNQSSSRNKFYDGTSNQQPLIGQSYDPSYMSNPRNPQSEVFKFECWCPTTGYHNADSSQIRRSITNGLFSTNEVDVKQPMGCKRDVGIQCGFNEIMTAAYGSKSRPRNQKSESNKKRKGETTTDGTKMEDKIEVRSPEAIQSGLKRRSREITTEEKERVLNAAKAFQSENPFCRVVLRRSYVYKGVGLHMPAKFAETYLSEVSGFVVIQAPNGEKWPVRCLWRDGSAKLSKGWPEFTSENKLEEGDVCIFELIEVRDTVLKVIIFRARENPEPRNQIVAMAFNNQLSVACDLNG; from the exons ATGTCGAACCAGGTAATCCACGTTGGCCCCGATATCCGACGACCCATTTCTCCGGCAAACAGCTTTCCGATTTTCTACCAGATGATGGAACCCTCCGTTCTTGAACACAATAAACTG ATTTCAGGAAAGTTTGGAAAGAAATTTGGCAATGAACTTACTAACGTGTGTACCCTCACAGTCGCAAACGGTTGTGTCTGGAAAGTCCGATTGGAAAGGATTGATGATAAGTTTTGGCTCACAACTGGCTGGAATGAATTTGCCAAACATCATTCTATTTCCACAGGACATCTTTTGATGTTTACATATGATGGGAATTCAAGCTTCAGAGTTAACATACATGATTTGACGGTTTCTGAGATTAAATATCACTGTCATTCACTAAATACTTTCGAAAGTGGGCTGCAAGTTAATGAAACAGTTAAAACTTTCTCTCCCTGGGAAACACCCAACCAGTCTTCTTCGAGAAACAAATTTTATGATGGAACATCAAATCAACAACCATTGATTGGTCAAAGTTATGATCCGTCATATATGAGCAACCCAAGGAATCCTCAGTCAGAAGTCTTCAAGTTTGAGTGTTGGTGCCCAACGACTGGATACCATAACGCAGATTCAAGCCAAATCAGAAGAAGCATAACCAATGGTTTATTCTCCACTAATGAGGTAGATGTGAAGCAACCGATGGGCTGCAAACGAGATGTTGGAATTCAATGCGGTTTTAATGAGATTATGACAGCTGCATACGGTAGTAAATCTCGTCCTCGGAATCAAAAATCAGAATCTAACAAGAAAAGGAAAGGAGAAACCACAACTG ACGGAACCAAGATGGAAGACAAAATTGAAGTGAGAAGTCCTGAAGCAATCCAGTCGGGGTTAAAGAGGAGGTCGAGGGAGATAACGACTGAAGAAAAGGAAAGAGTTCTCAATGCAGCCAAAGCCTTTCAATCAGAAAATCCTTTCTGTCGTGTTGTCCTCAGACGGTCTTATGTTTATAAGGGAGTTGGCCTG CATATGCCAGCCAAGTTTGCAGAAACATACCTGAGCGAGGTTTCAGGATTTGTGGTGATTCAAGCACCAAATGGTGAAAAGTGGCCAGTTAGGTGCTTATGGAGGGATGGTTCGGCTAAGTTGAGCAAGGGATGGCCTGAATTTACATCTGAGAATAAATTGGAAGAAGGTGACGTCTGTATATTTGAACTAATAGAGGTGAGGGATACTGTGTTGAAAGTTATCATATTTCGTGCTCGCGAAAATCCTGAGCCAAGGAATCAAATTGTAGCAATGGCATTCAACAACCAACTATCTGTCGCTTGCGATTTAAATGGgtga
- the LOC124911994 gene encoding uncharacterized protein LOC124911994, with product MPVEEWTPLGYPQSVKVAKPHWNNHPEWTTTFLEVIYHDTLNGILTGQAPGGAGYNRVAKVLWKKYNEYFTQKMLKNRWDVLRKLWLLYQDCINSSGTSWDPKQKMIVAKDEWWQDKIGERPGAAKFRGKSLPNLALMESVFGGRTGSGLNLVNHNGGAQSHGDQNEGKGSNNGKEQQDDDQREVEGPQTLVVITQGIDNEHEVGKKSCAAASASRSGKRKIESLFGGGTREITPEFKRNKQSLQIVNINNSTFREISGWVNNNKCEANQLSQVMQSLKVDLKWSTSHPDWLTIVTMFVENHALLEGYLWLDDNPSRYAFVSRQIKRWRAANPGTFDDTPVVSGPSMSS from the exons ATGCCTGTTGAAGAATGGACACCTCTAGGTTACCCACAATCTGTAAAGGTCGCAAAACCTCATTGGAATAATCATCCAGAATGGACGACGACATTCCTTGAAGTCATATACCACGACACGTTGAACGGCATTCTGACAGGTCAAGCACCTGGCGGTGCAGGATATAATCGTGTTGCCAAGGTACTTTGGAAGAAGTACAACGAATACTTCACTCAGAAAATGCTCAAGAACAGATGGGATGTCTTGAGAAAGCTATGGCTATTGTATCAAGATTGTATTAACTCATCTGGAACAAGTTGGGATCCAAAGCAGAAGATGATTGTTGCAAAGGACGAATGGTGGCAAGATAAAATT GGAGAAAGACCGGGCGCGGCGAAGTTCCGAGGAAAGTCGTTGCCAAACCTAGCTCTTATGGAGTCGGTATTCGGGGGTCGAACAGGGTCGGGTTTGAATCTCGTGAACCACAACGGTGGTGCTCAAAGTCACGGTGATCAAAACGAAGGGAAAGGTAGCAACAACGGGAAAGAGCAACAAGACGACGATCAAAGGGAAGTTGAAGGCCCTCAGACACTAGTCGTGATAACTCAAGGCATCGACAACGAACACGAAGTTGGAAAAAAGTCTTGTGCTGCTGCGTCGGCATCAAGATCTGGGAAAAGAAAAATTGAATCTTTATTCGGAGGAGGAACTAGGGAAATAACACCGGAGTTTAAGAGAAACAAACAATCTTTACAAATAGTCAATATTAATAACTCCACATTTAGGGAAATAAGTGGATgggttaataataataagtgtgAGGCGAACCAGTTATCTCAAGTTATGCAATCGTTGAAGGTCGACTTGAAATGGAGCACGTCGCACCCTGATTGGTTAACTATTGTGACTATGTTTGTTGAGAACCACGCATTGTTAGAAGGTTATTTGTGGTTAGATGACAATCCTTCGCGTTATGCGTTTGTTAGCCGACAGATTAAGCGGTGGCGGGCAGCCAACCCAGGAACATTTGATGATACCCCGGTTGTGTCTGGTCCATCAATGAGTTCTTGA